Proteins co-encoded in one Theileria equi strain WA chromosome 3, complete sequence genomic window:
- a CDS encoding hypothetical protein (encoded by transcript BEWA_002030A), translating into MSSVPNRGDPCSGFPGQNCENSLVAGGQAAQEAKLEDKTEESAPKEDTSSDKSSILIKAASGSSTLGTVGGVVGDQRESLE; encoded by the coding sequence ATGTCATCAGTTCCTAATCGCGGAGATCCCTGCTCAGGCTTCCCCGGCCAAAACTGTGAAAACTCCCTTGTAGCTGGTGGACAAGCTGCTCAAGAAGCTAAACTTGAAGACAAGACTGAAGAATCTGctcctaaagaagataCTTCTAGTGACAAGTCTTCTATTCTTATTAAAGCTGCTTCTGGATCTAGTACACTTGGTACTGTCGGTGGAGTAGTGggcgaccaaagggagtctctagaatag